The Ruficoccus amylovorans region TCCGGTCACGGTCGGGTTCACCTCCGGGATCGCGGTGCTGATCCTGAGCACGCAGATCAAAGACTTCCTCGGGCTCGACCTGGCCAGCGTGCCCTCGGGCTTTCTCGATAAGTGCGCCGCCCTCGGCGGAGCCATCGGCACCACCCACCTGCCCACGGCAATACTGGCCACGGCCTCCCTGCTGCTGATCATTTTCTGGCCCAAGGCCTGGACCCGTATCGTGCCCGGTTCGGTCGTCGCCCTCGTGCTCGGGACGGTCGCGGTGGCGCTTTTCGAGCTCCCGGTCGAGACCATCGGCTCGCGCTTCGGCGGCATCCCCGAAGGGCTCCCGCCCTTGCAGGTGCCGGAGTTTTCCTTCTCCGGACTGACCGCCCTCATCCAGCCCGCCACGACCATTGCGCTGCTCGCCGCCATCGAGTCCCTGCTCTCCGCCGTCGTCGCCGACGGTATGATCGACGACCGTCACGACTCCAACCAGGAGCTCAAGGCCCAGGGCCTGGCCAACATCATCTGCCCGCTTTTCGGCGGGATCGCCGCTACCGGCGCCATCGCCCGCACCGCCACCAACGTCCGCAGCGGCGGGCGCACACCGATTGCCGGGATGACGCACGCCGTCACCCTGCTGCTGATCCTTCTCGTGGCCGCCCCGCTGGCCAAGTCCGTGCCGCTGGCCACGCTGGGCGCGGTGCTCGTCATGGTGGCCTACAACATGGGCGAATGGCACCAGTTCAAGCGCCTGCTCAAGTGGCCCCGTAGCGATGCCGCCGTGTTTTTGACCACTTTCGCGCTGACGGTGCTCTTTGACCTCACGCTGGCGGTCGAGGTCGGGATGGTGCTCGCTGCCATGCTCTTTATCAAGCGCGTGGCCGACACTTCGCAGATCACCCCGGTCAGCCCGGAAACGGACACCGAAGGCGTGCAGCACAGCCTGCAAGGCAAAGACGTGCCCGACGAGGTGCAGGTCTTCCGTATCCTCGGGCCGTTCTTCTTCGGCGTGGCCGACCGGCTGGAAACCGCGCTCAAGCGCGCCCAGCGCGAACCGCAGGTCGTCATCCTGCGCATGCGCAAAGTCACCGCGATGGACGCGACCGGTCTCAACGCGCTGGAAAATCTTTACGAGAAGCTGACCCAAAAACACCGGCATCTCGTCATCAGCGCGCTCCAGCCCCAGCCCTACCGGGCGATCAAGAAAGGCGGTCTGCTCGACCGGCTCGGCCCGGAAAACGTCTGCCCGGACATCGACGCCGCTCTCGCCCGCGCCAAGGCCATTCTCAGCCAAAAGTAGGCGGCTTTAGACCGGTTCCAGGTAGCTTTGAGGGTTATGTGAAAGGGTGTCTTCTTCAAAGACACGCTCTCACCCACTCTCCAAAAAAATTTGAGACGGAACTTTGTTCCTTCGCAAGAGCGAGTGACCTTCGACTCCGGAAAGAATCGGTATTACCCGCCTGGCGGGAGACGCAAATCAGGATAAGAAATCCATCCCGATCAAGCCGCAGTCGTTGCGTGATTTGAACATCAAAAAGGCCGTCTCACAATGGAGACGGCCTTAATGGTATGGGGTGTGGGCTTGAGAAAATGATAGAACTTTTATTCGCGTAGCATTCGCATCAAGTGCGAGAATTAAGGTCAGTGTACATCCCGGACTGGCCTTGCCAAGTGTTTTTTCCCGGTTTTTCAAATTTTTATC contains the following coding sequences:
- a CDS encoding SulP family inorganic anion transporter, with protein sequence MRFPTFRPRLVECLHGYNFGQFRTDLIAGITVGIVALPLAMAFAIASGVPPQAGIFTAVIAGFIISAFGGSRVQIGGPTGAFIVIVYGILTEYGAANLALCTIMAGVILLIMGFAGLGQAIKFIPYPVTVGFTSGIAVLILSTQIKDFLGLDLASVPSGFLDKCAALGGAIGTTHLPTAILATASLLLIIFWPKAWTRIVPGSVVALVLGTVAVALFELPVETIGSRFGGIPEGLPPLQVPEFSFSGLTALIQPATTIALLAAIESLLSAVVADGMIDDRHDSNQELKAQGLANIICPLFGGIAATGAIARTATNVRSGGRTPIAGMTHAVTLLLILLVAAPLAKSVPLATLGAVLVMVAYNMGEWHQFKRLLKWPRSDAAVFLTTFALTVLFDLTLAVEVGMVLAAMLFIKRVADTSQITPVSPETDTEGVQHSLQGKDVPDEVQVFRILGPFFFGVADRLETALKRAQREPQVVILRMRKVTAMDATGLNALENLYEKLTQKHRHLVISALQPQPYRAIKKGGLLDRLGPENVCPDIDAALARAKAILSQK